One Indicator indicator isolate 239-I01 chromosome 21, UM_Iind_1.1, whole genome shotgun sequence DNA segment encodes these proteins:
- the SVIP gene encoding small VCP/p97-interacting protein, whose protein sequence is MGLCLPCMGGAVKDVVETPDPEIKRRQLAEAAEKRQMEASSRGIKNTYSVEQKKKKQEEIEKRMAASGPGGEGGLRWQVG, encoded by the exons ATGGGGCTGTGTCTGCCCTGCATGGGGGGCGCCGTCAAGGACGTGGTAGAGACGCCCGACCCG gaaataaaaagaagacagctagcagaagctgctgaaaaGAGGCAGATGGAG GCTTCCTCTCGAGGCATTAAGAACACCTACTCTgtagagcaaaagaaaaagaaacaggaagaaatagaaaaaagaatGGCAGCTTCAGgtcctggaggagaaggaggactGAGA TGGCAGGTTGGATAA